In Stutzerimonas stutzeri, a genomic segment contains:
- a CDS encoding alpha/beta hydrolase, with product MGWLRAAAIVLGALLLGGLNVARAEPVTLDGTEQWMMKSAEGREYRIIISLPEGEVPYTGGYRVIYLLDANAYFPAFHAAKRAQERMQSTIIVGIGYPSDTPLDFKRRAFDLSPPQLPERNDPPQGGQDLFLDFIEDRLMPKVAERFKVDQDQRSLVGHSFGGMFGIYALFTRPALFQHVVAISPSLWWRDRYLLEHERAFAKQAHAGQLDLTHRSLTMWVGDREMPQEIQDVRALQLRLQDLSQYGLRSDFQIEAGEDHMSVPFRVATRVLDELTSTRRF from the coding sequence ATGGGCTGGCTGCGAGCCGCAGCAATCGTACTGGGTGCCCTGCTCTTGGGTGGCTTGAATGTCGCCCGTGCCGAGCCGGTCACGTTGGACGGCACCGAGCAATGGATGATGAAGAGTGCCGAAGGGCGCGAATACCGCATCATAATCAGCTTGCCGGAGGGCGAGGTGCCTTATACCGGCGGCTATCGAGTGATCTACCTGCTCGACGCCAATGCCTATTTTCCGGCCTTCCATGCCGCCAAGCGCGCCCAGGAGCGCATGCAATCCACGATAATCGTGGGCATCGGCTATCCGAGCGATACGCCGCTGGATTTCAAACGTCGCGCATTCGACCTGTCGCCACCACAACTCCCCGAGCGCAACGACCCTCCGCAAGGAGGTCAGGACCTGTTTCTCGATTTCATCGAGGACCGCCTGATGCCGAAAGTCGCCGAGCGATTCAAGGTCGACCAGGACCAGCGCAGCCTGGTAGGGCACTCATTCGGCGGTATGTTCGGCATTTACGCGCTTTTCACCCGGCCGGCGTTATTCCAGCATGTGGTGGCGATCAGCCCGAGCCTGTGGTGGCGTGATCGCTACCTGCTGGAGCATGAACGTGCATTTGCCAAACAGGCCCATGCCGGTCAGCTGGATCTGACTCACCGGAGCCTGACGATGTGGGTCGGTGATCGAGAAATGCCGCAGGAAATCCAGGACGTGCGCGCGCTGCAGCTGAGGCTTCAGGATCTTTCGCAATATGGGCTTCGTAGCGACTTTCAGATCGAGGCGGGTGAGGATCACATGTCCGTGCCGTTCCGCGTTGCCACCCGGGTATTGGATGAATTGACCAGTACCCGCCGTTTCTGA
- a CDS encoding TonB-dependent siderophore receptor, which yields MRCASPLPFPLQARTLPAAVCLALALIGGTTSLTAQAASPVSATAAPSVPAGPLEQALTDYAERAGITLSYSPELVGDLTSPGVMGGGSLDDGLAALLSGTGLVAQKTAAGYVVIPAKPEATYQLAPATIEATSVQSAFAPVQGYFASNASSASKTDKPILETAQSVSVVTAEQIADRKVNKVEDAVAYAAGVRVGGSGLDPRFDTINVRGFETTQSADFLDGLRQAGSGWLALPSIEAYSLERIEVLKGPASVLYGQISPGGMVNRVSKRPSLLAKNEVEIQAGNYNHRQGQFDVGGKLDEAGDVLFRTVGIYRDAEYSIEQMDNDTRLLAPSLSWQIDPDTSLTLLAQYQERQTAASPMLYQDGERLTDFWQGDEYFDKLEQRKWTVGYEFEHAFNESFSLQQNLRYGQLDTTNQYLDITGVTDGHILDRATAGSYEEMASLSTDTRLVSRFATGNLQHTLVSGVDYAWIDTSLLYATGEAPSIDRDAPDYHQPVARPDDVQVDRDGLEHRAGVYLQDQIEIDRWRLSAGLRRDWVHARSNGYQFGSEIDPTKTSDSAITGQIGALYLFDNGLAPYASYATSFQPESGSDASGKRYEPTEGEQYEVGLKYQPPGSSTMLTASLYHLTQTNVLTRDLVNPLYSVQTGEQVSRGLELEAVSDLTDRLRMNASYSFNDAEVTKDTDYEGNAPKNVPRHLASLWLDYRLPFGLGFSAGARYTGSTYGDGDNTVKNEDYTLFDAGVHYDFGGDLDGVRLALNSRNLTDKRYINCQDGFCYRGEARSVITSLSYSW from the coding sequence ATGCGTTGTGCCAGCCCTCTTCCATTTCCTCTTCAGGCCCGTACCCTGCCCGCTGCGGTCTGCCTGGCGTTAGCTTTGATCGGTGGCACCACCAGCCTTACGGCGCAGGCCGCTTCTCCAGTTTCGGCTACTGCAGCGCCGAGTGTCCCGGCCGGGCCGCTGGAGCAGGCGCTCACTGACTACGCCGAGCGCGCGGGCATTACTCTTTCCTATTCCCCCGAGCTGGTCGGCGATTTGACCAGCCCGGGCGTGATGGGTGGCGGGTCGTTGGACGATGGGCTGGCGGCCTTGCTAAGCGGTACTGGACTGGTCGCGCAGAAGACGGCGGCCGGCTATGTAGTAATTCCTGCCAAGCCGGAGGCCACCTACCAGCTTGCGCCTGCCACCATCGAAGCCACATCGGTACAGAGCGCCTTCGCGCCGGTTCAGGGTTATTTCGCCAGTAATGCCAGCAGTGCCAGCAAGACGGATAAGCCCATCCTGGAAACCGCCCAAAGCGTGAGTGTGGTGACGGCCGAGCAGATCGCCGATCGCAAGGTGAACAAGGTCGAAGACGCCGTCGCCTACGCCGCGGGTGTACGGGTCGGCGGTTCAGGCCTGGATCCGCGCTTCGACACGATCAATGTCCGGGGTTTCGAGACCACGCAGTCCGCCGACTTTCTCGATGGCCTGCGTCAGGCGGGCAGTGGCTGGCTAGCCTTGCCTTCCATCGAGGCGTACAGCCTGGAGCGCATTGAAGTGCTCAAGGGCCCGGCTTCGGTGCTATACGGGCAGATCAGCCCCGGCGGCATGGTCAACCGGGTAAGCAAGCGACCAAGCCTCTTGGCGAAGAACGAGGTTGAGATTCAGGCCGGCAACTACAACCATCGCCAGGGTCAGTTCGATGTCGGCGGCAAGCTGGATGAAGCCGGCGATGTGTTGTTCCGCACCGTCGGCATTTATCGTGATGCGGAATATTCCATCGAGCAGATGGACAACGACACCCGCCTGCTGGCGCCTTCGCTGAGCTGGCAGATCGATCCGGATACCAGCCTGACCCTGCTGGCGCAATACCAGGAGCGGCAGACGGCGGCCTCGCCAATGTTGTACCAGGACGGCGAGCGGCTCACTGACTTCTGGCAGGGCGATGAATATTTCGACAAGCTTGAACAGCGCAAGTGGACGGTCGGCTACGAGTTCGAGCATGCCTTCAATGAATCTTTCAGCCTGCAGCAGAATCTGCGGTATGGGCAGCTGGATACCACCAATCAGTATCTGGATATCACGGGCGTCACGGATGGCCACATTCTTGATCGTGCCACTGCGGGCAGCTACGAGGAGATGGCATCGCTGTCCACCGACACCCGCCTGGTGAGTCGCTTCGCCACCGGCAACCTGCAACACACCTTGGTCAGTGGAGTGGACTATGCGTGGATCGACACGTCCCTCCTGTACGCCACCGGCGAAGCGCCATCCATTGATCGAGACGCGCCGGACTACCACCAGCCCGTTGCGCGTCCCGACGATGTACAGGTCGACAGGGATGGACTGGAACATCGCGCCGGCGTGTATCTGCAGGATCAGATCGAAATCGACCGTTGGCGTCTGTCCGCCGGACTGCGCCGCGACTGGGTGCACGCGCGCTCCAACGGCTATCAGTTCGGCAGCGAGATCGACCCGACCAAGACCAGTGATTCGGCAATCACTGGCCAGATCGGTGCGCTCTACCTGTTCGACAACGGACTGGCGCCCTACGCCAGCTATGCCACCTCGTTTCAACCAGAGAGCGGCTCCGATGCCAGCGGCAAACGCTACGAGCCGACCGAGGGTGAGCAGTACGAAGTCGGGCTCAAGTACCAGCCGCCGGGTAGCAGCACCATGCTGACCGCCTCGCTTTATCACCTGACGCAAACCAATGTGCTGACGCGTGATCTGGTCAATCCGCTCTATAGCGTACAAACCGGCGAGCAGGTATCCCGTGGTCTTGAACTGGAGGCGGTCTCTGACCTGACTGACCGCTTACGGATGAACGCCAGCTATAGCTTCAACGATGCCGAGGTCACCAAGGACACCGACTACGAAGGCAATGCGCCGAAAAACGTACCGCGCCACCTGGCGTCGCTGTGGCTGGATTACCGCCTGCCATTCGGGTTGGGCTTTTCCGCTGGCGCACGCTACACCGGCAGCACCTATGGCGACGGTGACAACACCGTGAAGAACGAGGACTACACATTGTTCGATGCAGGCGTGCACTACGACTTCGGAGGCGACCTGGATGGTGTGCGACTGGCGCTGAACTCACGCAACCTGACCGACAAACGTTATATCAATTGCCAGGATGGCTTCTGCTACCGCGGCGAAGCGCGCAGCGTCATCACCAGCCTGAGCTACAGCTGGTGA
- a CDS encoding DUF4880 domain-containing protein, which produces MRAAAERLPEAIVRAAIEWQMRLRTDARCGELDNQLQDWLRQDKRHLLAWQRLRQLDGLFHDSQLPAAAHTIPLLRRAEADLGRRRTLKLLGFGLATASAALLATTAAPGWRADLVTATGERRRLDLAAGVEVLLNTGSALDVQGDELVLRSGELLVEGAQWRLRCRFASCAGRQARGLVRERDGYSEIRVQSGEMLVSAESGQRLLQAGEGVGVSATGFMTLRRSPIDPFAWARGLLVVSDISLADFLAEAGRYRQGWLGCDPEVADLRLSGIFRLDEPALMLRNLTHLLPVEIVERTRWWVRIVPIA; this is translated from the coding sequence GTGAGGGCGGCGGCCGAGCGTCTGCCAGAGGCCATCGTACGGGCGGCTATCGAGTGGCAGATGCGGCTGCGCACCGATGCCCGGTGCGGCGAGCTTGATAACCAACTGCAGGACTGGTTGCGCCAGGACAAGCGACACTTGCTGGCCTGGCAACGGTTGCGGCAACTGGACGGCCTGTTTCATGACAGCCAATTGCCCGCTGCGGCGCACACCATTCCGCTGTTACGGCGCGCTGAAGCCGACCTCGGCCGCCGCCGCACGCTGAAGCTACTCGGCTTTGGCCTGGCGACAGCAAGCGCGGCGTTACTGGCAACGACCGCAGCGCCGGGCTGGCGCGCCGACCTTGTCACTGCCACCGGTGAGCGCCGGCGGTTGGATCTGGCGGCTGGTGTCGAGGTTTTGCTCAACACCGGCAGCGCGCTGGATGTGCAGGGCGACGAATTGGTGCTGCGTTCCGGTGAATTGCTGGTGGAAGGTGCGCAGTGGCGTCTTCGCTGTCGCTTCGCCAGTTGTGCTGGGCGACAGGCGCGGGGGCTGGTGCGCGAGCGCGACGGTTATAGCGAGATTCGAGTGCAAAGCGGCGAGATGCTCGTCTCTGCCGAGTCCGGGCAACGCCTTTTGCAGGCGGGAGAGGGCGTGGGCGTATCGGCGACGGGGTTTATGACGCTGCGTCGGAGCCCTATCGATCCCTTTGCCTGGGCGCGTGGCTTACTGGTGGTCAGTGATATCAGCCTGGCTGATTTTCTCGCTGAAGCGGGGCGCTATCGACAGGGTTGGCTGGGGTGCGATCCCGAGGTGGCCGATCTTCGGCTGTCCGGGATATTCCGGCTGGATGAACCCGCCTTGATGCTGCGCAACCTTACCCACCTGTTGCCTGTGGAAATTGTCGAGCGGACCCGCTGGTGGGTGCGCATCGTGCCGATCGCTTGA
- a CDS encoding sigma-70 family RNA polymerase sigma factor produces the protein MLYGTHHGWLHGWLRRTVGCTQQAADLAQDTFVRLLMRGQPISDRAPRALLARIARGLVIDHWRRDALERAYLEALAQLPEPSYPSPEVRHEALQCLERIAQMLDGVKPVVREAFLLYQLGGLNHAQVALELGVSSRTVERHVAGALLHCYRVCYETAP, from the coding sequence ATGTTGTACGGCACTCACCACGGCTGGCTGCATGGCTGGCTGCGGCGCACGGTTGGCTGTACGCAACAGGCGGCGGATCTGGCCCAAGACACCTTTGTGCGGCTGCTGATGCGTGGCCAGCCAATCAGCGACCGGGCGCCTCGTGCTTTGCTGGCGCGTATCGCGCGTGGACTGGTGATCGACCACTGGCGCCGAGATGCGCTGGAGCGCGCCTATCTTGAAGCGCTGGCGCAATTGCCCGAGCCTAGCTACCCCTCGCCCGAGGTTCGTCACGAGGCGTTGCAATGCCTCGAGCGCATCGCGCAGATGCTAGACGGCGTCAAGCCTGTGGTACGTGAAGCCTTTCTGCTGTATCAGCTCGGCGGCCTGAACCATGCCCAAGTGGCGCTGGAGTTGGGTGTGTCCAGCCGTACCGTGGAGCGCCATGTGGCCGGCGCCCTGCTGCATTGTTATCGCGTGTGCTACGAGACGGCGCCGTGA